The following coding sequences are from one Rattus norvegicus strain BN/NHsdMcwi chromosome 11, GRCr8, whole genome shotgun sequence window:
- the LOC120095584 gene encoding small ribosomal subunit protein uS13-like, with protein METGDLGKKEVPEGFRDLGCIGRGYALVVLRKADIDLTKKAREFTEEEAESVRVQDLKTALEQPEDVKVRKCNQVLASSLDNKLREDLEQLRKIRAHGNCTGCQCLRI; from the exons atggaaacaggcgacctgGGGAAGAAGGAGGTACCAGAAGgtttcagagacctgggat GTATTGGGCGGGGATATGCTCTTGTGGTGTTGAGAAAAGCAGACATCGACCTCACCAAGAAAGCCAGAGAATTCACGGAAGAAGAGGCAGAATCCGTGAGAGTACAAGATCTCAAAACGGCTCTTGAACAGCCGGAGGATGTGAAGGTCAGAAAGTGCAACCAGGTTCTGGCCAGCAGTCTAGACAACAAGCTGCGTGAGGACTTGGAGCAGCTAAGGAAAATTAGAGCACACGGGAACTGCACCGGTTGCCAGTGCCTTCGTATCTGA